A single window of Paroedura picta isolate Pp20150507F chromosome 8, Ppicta_v3.0, whole genome shotgun sequence DNA harbors:
- the HHEX gene encoding hematopoietically-expressed homeobox protein HHEX gives MQYQPGGPTAGPPLYAPTPLLQPVHPTPFYIEDILGRGAPGQPPPPPPSLPSPNSSFTSLVASYRTPVYEPTPVHPAFSHHLAAAYGAGAYGAPPGSPLYPFPRAVADYSPALLRHDHLGKPLLWSPFLQRPLHKRKGGQVRFSNDQTVELEKKFETQKYLSPPERKRLAKLLQLSERQVKTWFQNRRAKWRRLKQENPQASKKEEPESGDGHQDPRPESCLSAEPDKAVSPSLPRYTPSPASQGELDSDVSDDSDQEVDIEGDKSYFNGPNQ, from the exons ATGCAATACCAGCCGGGCGGCCCGACGGCGGGCCCCCCCCTGTACGCGCCCACCCCGCTGCTGCAGCCCGTGCACCCCACGCCCTTCTACATCGAGGACATCCTGGGCCGGGGCGCCCCcgggcagccgccgccgccgccgcccagcctGCCGTCGCCCAACTCCTCCTTCACCAGCCTGGTGGCCTCCTACCGCACCCCCGTCTACGAGCCCACCCCCGTCCACCCGGCCTTCTCGCACCACCTGGCCGCCGCCTACGGGGCCGGGGCCTACGGCGCGCCCCCCGGGAGCCCCCTCTACCCGTTCCCGCGCGCCGTCGCCGACTACTCGCCCGCCCTCCTGCGCCACGACCACCTGG ggaagccGCTGCTCTGGAGCCCCTTCCTGCAGAGGCCGCTGCACAAGCGCAAGGGCGGCCAGGTGCGCTTCTCCAACGACCAGACCGTCGAGCTGGAGAAGAAGTTCGAGACGCAGAAGTACCTGTCGCCGCCCGAGAGGAAGCGCCTGGCCAAGCTGCTGCAGCTCAGCGAGAGGCAG GTCAAGACGTGGTTCCAGAACCGGCGGGCGAAATGGAGACGCCTCAAGCAG GAGAACCCTCAAGCCAGCAAAAAAGAAGAACCAGAGAGTGGGGATGGCCACCAGGATCCGAGACCGGAGAGTTGCCTAAGCGCTGAGCCAGATAAGGCGGTGTCACCCAGCCTGCCACGGTACACCCCCTCACCAGCTTCCCAGGGAGAGCTGGACTCCGACGTTTCTGATGATTCTGACCAGGAGGTGGACATTGAAGGCGACAAGAGTTATTTCAACGGGCCCAACCAGTAG